The Alnus glutinosa chromosome 1, dhAlnGlut1.1, whole genome shotgun sequence region TAAGGACTAATCCAAGTTCACCACATGGTTTGACTAATGAATTGACTTTTTGGGACTGCCTAATTAAGATGTTTTTATCGTGAataattttctaattaatttcCATATTAATCTTATGTGCAATTTAATTGGCAGGCCATTCAAAGACTGGGCCGGCCTTTGTCTCTGCATATTACAAAGAGAGCCCAGCAGGGCCGGCCTGCATGGTTCAAAACCCTACCTATAATCTTTCCAGGTTTGGTCCAACATTGCTCCGCCACACTTGGCTAGCTCCCACGTATAACCCTCGTCATAGGGTACGTAGTGTTTTTTAGGCTAACTTTATTTAAGGGTATTGAACTATATCGCCCTTTTTCACTTAAGGTACCTGAACTAAAACGTCTCAAATCAAGGTattcaattttcaaaacgtctcaataacaagtactctgttaggatttgttgttaaatcttgccaaaattttcaaaaatacctctgtttttttttaggaaaaaaaattgctgagatttaggtgttggtttgaatttaacgaaatttgcaaaaatactcatgcctgaatctttgaaaaaatttataaaatttttaaaaaaaataaagacatgggtattttgagaattttggcaaAATTTAACGAAGTACCTGTTATTAAGATGTTTTGGAATTCAGGTACCTTAAGTCAAAAATGGCGACAGTTCGGTATCCTTAAGTGAAGTTatccttagtttttttttaaaaaaaaaaataataataataataataataataataaacaaaaaaaactgaaaaaaagaaaagaaaagaataagttaataaaattttattttaaagaaaagtaaatcacTATCTGCATCTGCACACACGAATAGTAATTTTTACTAACTTCATCTGCATCCACATGTGTAAATAGTAGATATATGCAAATAGCGAATATAATCAATTAATATCCGTCCACGTATACACCTTTACTTAGATAGTTATACGCCCATAGaaaattgaatagaatatttGTGTTAAACAAACAGCACTTAATTTGAGTATACGAAAAGTATATACGTACGGTATACCCGTACGTCTCCTCCCAATAATTGACTGACCAGTACGTGGGTACGGCCATGTCTGATGCTCGGACGCGCGTCGTCGGTTACTTGGTGTTCAAGGATATAACCGCCTCCTCCAACGACTTCTTTGAAGCAATAATATCCCGCCGCATTAGATATTATAATTAGGCAAGTGTGGGCCCTGCCACATTGGATCCAACTGCGAGTTGACCGCTAGAACTTCAGCGACCTTCCCGCCCTTTAGTCCTCCGCGTTTCCTCCACGTGTCACATGGCAAAATGGATGCTATGAGTGCTACACATGCAAAGATTATCTCACCCCCTACGTCAACCAAACACTACACGTAATTACCTGATACATGCATCATGTATCATGTATGTCTACATCTACGTGTTTTAATTCTACAAAATTATTCTTCcaagtaaataaaatataaatttatcttCTATAATCAAACAAGTtatcttttcctcttcttcttttttttttcatatatagattgataaaaattaaaaattaaaatttgggataaatgcttttttttttctttttttcttttttgttagtgCATGTGGTTTAGGATTTTGACAAATAATTCCctgaattttaaaaagtgattaattacTTCCTAGAGTTgccaaaatataataaataagtcaATACTGTCAGAAAAGTTGACAAAATATGTTAATGTGTTACATCAGCACCAGGGGAGgagccaaattgaaaagaaaaaaataaaaaatttggggagctaaaactaaaaaaattaaacaaattagcTAGGGGTAAAAACtaattgtcaattttttttttttttaaacctttggcttgggggggggggggggggaagccAAAGTATAGCTCTGCCCTGATCAGCACAAATCAAGCCGGTCATaggaggtggccaaaccaccctcattgCCATTAAGGAGGTGGTTTGATCACCccttgaatttctttttaacacattaacagattctgtcaatttttttaacaatatggactttttttttggcttaccCTAGTGAGTGATTAATCCATTTTTAAACCTCATATATAGAGCTATTTGCCAAAACTCCAAACcacatgagaaaaaaaataaataaataaatttggatGCATGCATTTGAACGATTTCTtatctgatttgtttttgaatcaACTTCCTACAGTAACTAGAGAAACGTTACAAAATTAATCAGGAGGAATAATTGAGATTTGGGAATAAAAACATTACATTAATTGCATACAATATATTATTACTCACGATCTATGGCTGCTGCATGCATTAATTCAGTAGTAATTACAATTATGATCGACAAGTTATCACACCTTAAATATCATGCGTCGCCGTACATATCATACCTTCAcgtacttttcttttcttttttatttatttcttcgttgtacgtactttttttttttttttgattcgtTGTACGTACTTGATAACGTGCAAATAAAAGTTTTGTTTgacttaattaataattaattaaatccaATACTTAAACAACAATTGACAAAAGGAAGCTAGCATCAAAGCATGTCGTGGTTTATAAATACGTGCCATTAACTGCCATTGTCATTTCATCATCCCACCTTCAAGCTACCTGTCGTGCTAAGAGAAAAATGGCTAAGCTAACTGTTTCTGGTTTTCTCTGCCTCTTGATCTTCGTAGCCCTGTTGATTCAGTTATCAAATGCAGCCTATAACGTGGTCAGTTTCGGTGCCAAGCCGGACGGAAAAGCTGACGCAACACAACCATTCCTCAAGGCGTGGGCATCGGCTTGCAGCTCAGCCAGACCATCCACCATTTACGTCCCCAAGGGGAGGTTCTTGCTGAAGGCGACAGTTTTCAGAGGCCCATGCAAGAGCAGAATCACAGTTCAGATTGACGGGACCCTTGTGGCTCCGTTGGACTACCGTGCGCTCGGTAACTCCGGGTACTGGATTTTGTTCATTCAGGTGAACGATGTCACAGTTTATGGCGGCACGCTCGACGCAAAGGGCGCTGGCTTCTGGGCTTGCAGGAAATCTGGAAAGACCTGTCCCGTTGGTGCTAGagtatgttatttaaataatgataaattttatttaatatactgttattattatcatataattagcatatcatgataattttatttcgcccttaattttcatttttacacaaatttcttataaattggttTGTACGGAACTCATTCAAACCAGTATTTAAAAGTGATATGTATCatttaatctattaaaaaagaatgtaaaaaacacatataattaaaaaaatatgtgtttctcacatgcaatgaacacatgtcacttttagaagttggtttgtatgaatttcttataaatAGGAGTGTACATACGGATGGATATATATTAACAGCCCGTAGGGCGAAACCAGCATTTGGGAGGACAAattccaccccccccccccccccccccccatttttatttttttttagtttttttagctAGCAAAAACCATATCCACTTTCCGCATCCACGTGCATACGCGGATAACAGTTTTAAGATGCATCCACCTAGCCTTTATATGTATATAGACATTTTGGTGTTTAATTAATATCAAAATGACGTTTTGAATTAAGTAGaagttatgtttacattggtttggttGGTTGTGTTGCTTTCTCGTATAAAACGTTTTaaacaaaaaggtaaaaataatgtgaaatcaatatattttcaaaagattatggcttaaaaaaattaaaataagcccaaaatactaaaaactagtctaaattgtttttcaaaatcatttaaaataagcCATAAAAGAAACCCAAAGAAGGTCCATTACCTAATATTCGGATAACGGATAATAACTACATTTAATAATCTCTCAGATGCGGTTACGAACATTACAAATAACCGCATCTACATGTACCATCCTAcctacaaatcgatttgtaaaaaaaatttgtccgTTTTCTTTTTACAAGTCCCTATTGATCTAAAGGCCATTTTTCATTGTCACGTTATTCCAGTTATATAATAATCGTATAACAgtatattaaatagcattacaaACGCAAATAAATTCCTATAAATTGTTTTAACAGGATCGatctatatataatatgtgtGTTCCAATGCAGTCGATAACGTTTAATTGGGCAAACAACATTGTGATCAGTGGCTTAACATCCATCAACAGTCAGCTAAGCCACCTTGTTATCAACAGCTGCAACAATGTGGTAGTCCGAAATGTGAAGCTTTTCGCTCCTGATCAGAGCCCAAATACGGACGGAATTCATGTTCAGACTTCAACCGTCGTTACAATCGAAGGAAGCACCCTGCAAACCGGAGATGATTGCATATCAATCGGCCCCGGCACCAAAAACTTGCTGATAAACAACATCAAGTGCGGCCCCGGACATGGAGTAAGGTATAATGATCATGACATTAACCGAGAAAAAGTAATGTTATTAAGTAAGTTACTGCTTCTGTTAGAGGTGTATATGCCGACGAATACTAACCGTTCACATCCGTTATTTACAACTATTTGTTATCCATTGTCCGTACATGTAAATATAGATGCGATTAGCAAAAAAATATTACCTGCATATATACATGCGAATTCTGATAGCATTTTTAGGATATGCCGATGCAATTAGCGGATCCTTTacatatgatatatattttatatatactatatttattaaattcaaCAAAACAACGTCGTTCTGGTGTTCAAAACTAAAATGATGTtgttttggattaggtataggttatgtttacattggtttaattacttgtgttgctttctcgtgtaacaaaaaggaaaaaagtaatgcgaaataatatattttttaaatattatggcttaaaaaatatttttttaaaaaaaatgctcaaaacactaaaaatggacctaaattattttcaaaattattaaactaGGCCTTAATAGAAATCCGAAGAACGgccaaaagattaaaataaaccaattaTCTAATATGTGAATAGCAGATAATAATCACAATAAACGCGCAGATGCGATTAATAAAAGTATAGTACAAATAATGATATCCGCACTTTGCGGATTCGGCTAcaaatattgcaaatattttgatattttgttgggTATATAGTACAAATAATGATATCCGCACTTTGCGGATTCGGCTAcaaatattgcaaatattttgatattttgttgggTAGTTTTGGAAGCAATTAATCCAATAGAAGTGATAAATTAATTGTATATGGTGTTGGCAGCATTGGCAGCTTGGGGAAGGAAGTGAACGAAGCAGGCGTCCAAGACGTAACGGTAAGAAACGCAGTATTCAGTGGATCAGATAACGGAGTACGGATAAAATCATGGGCCAGGCCCAGCAACGGGTTTGTTCGTAACATTCTCTTCGAAAACATTGTTATGAACAACGTTGAGAACCCCATAATCATTGACCAGAATTATTGCCCCAACAACCAAGGTTGTCCTACCCAGGTAATTATTAATTAACCACGATTAATCttattatcttttatatataattaaatattctataattaatgtttattttggttaatatatatatatatatatatatagagctcGGGTGTGAAGATTAGTGGAGTGACGTATAGAAACATCAAAGGAACATCTGCCACGCCGGAGGCTGTGACCTTTGACTGTAGCCCGACCACTCCATGCAGAGGGATCAGATTGGAGGACATCAAGCTTACTTACATGAATAAGGCTGCAACGGCGTCGTGTAAGAACATAGGTGGAAGCAGTACCGGAATTCTCGTGCCCGGTAGCTGCTTATAAAAGCACTAACagtaatttcttttaattttgttttttttttaaaaaaaaaaattaaatgtacgCCACACCACATGAAACCCATTTGACTGGTCGGATAAGTAGTTGGAcagcctaatttttatttatttaggtagattttATAAGTGATATCTCACAATCACTTACCTAGATTCtatcaaattcagacaaataatttgagataaTCTTAATTTGTGAAAAAGTGTagcaatcttttcttttcttttttataagaaataatatgtgaatttaatattatattcgATAACATTATGTCATTGATTTGTAATAACAGTAAATGTTATTACGACAAACGTTCAAGAGaattcaatttcattttctattgttcacaaggggtagctcaattgaCTAGAGACCAAGTTGACAAAATCTATTAACGTGTAATATCAGTATTAATTATATTGTGACATGTGTTACATGtcacaatataaaataaaatcaaatattaaaaaatatatatatacataaagcAAATAAAAGCCACTGGCAAACTCAAAACATTGGAAAATCAAAACCACTGCAACTAGGGGTGTATATGCGCCATTATGCGGAATGcagttatttataatattttcacCCGCATCTACAAAATGTAGATATCCCTTTTTTTGCATCAAGTTTTTACTAACCGCATTTGTACGGTTATTGCAgttattaaatgcggttattatctgcTATCTGTGTATTAGATAATGGGCTTTTTGAACCTACTATAGTTTTTTGCCTTCTTTGGGTTTCTAATAGAGCCCGTTTCAAACaactttgaaaataatttggctgatttttagtatttttggcttgttttaattttttttttaagccctaatgttttgaaaatattttgatttcacactacttttgaaaataatgtaaatataacttatacctaatttttttttaaaaaaaaaaaaaatacatcattttggtattaaacaccaaaacaacatcattttgataaatttattaaatataatatatatatttgcataccTTAAAATTATTATCTACTTTCGCATACGTGGATAACGAATGCAAATAATTAATAGGGATAATTATTGTTTCTTCTTATCAATTatcagtcattgtcaacatgctaTCACGAACTGACATCTTGACCGAAAGAGAACATACAATTACCATTTTTGTATCTTTGCCACATTCCGTTAGGAAATTTCGTTAAATTAGACgaaatattcaatttttagacttcaaaattttgtttaaaaatagaaataccatcaaacaataatttaataatatatatatatatatatatacttttttattaaaaaataaactggCAACCACCCCCTCTCTTTTCCTttactttcttcttttatttttttaatggtttaattttaaagtattatatataaatttaaaatttgaattagaATATTCGAATCTTTTCACAAATTtatctaataaaataaaagtaaagataaaaaaaaaatagtagttgTATGTACCGTACCATCGAAATTGTTAAGCAAACGATTAGTAAACCTCTCATGTCCACCAGTTGTCCTCAAGGAATCTCGAGTCCATGTGCGCGCGCGCCTTTCTACGGACATTGATATTGACATGTCATGAACGCCAGGCGTAAGAATTCTCCATGCCCTCTTTGTATTCTAGCAAATGGGTCGAGTTTTCCATTCGTTTTCAATCATGTTcactttattttcttccttttaatatatatttgtttttcttttaatatatattttttttttttggtattataAGTTGTCACATGATTAGTATTGATGTgacatattaataaattttgtcaattttttttaacagcatgatttatttatttttttaaaccccCGGTAAAACTACCGGTCAAAACTCTAAATCACGTTGACCGATTTAGATAAACGTAAAGTAAAATATGGTAAgaacaaagagaaatgatatatttttgcatttcttatatattttttgtacatcacCTTTGATTTTATAAGACCTAAATGTAgatctcacaaatttaatggtggatTTAAAACTTAGTTATGGAGATGTATAAAAGATGCaactttattcatttttcaaaaagaaaatcacaATTAATGCTGACTGGCAAAATGAAAATGACGTGGTTTAGAATGGGCTGGTGAGTGATGTgaagtaatgttaaaaattattatattaaaatttaataataattcatctcaaatttaatgataaatttaaaagcCACGTCATTTTGAAGGATAAAAAGATGGACGTTAATACTTGTGGATGATGACGGGTGAGGATAGACTGCTTGTGTCCAAGTTTGACTACAGACGTTTCCTTTGACCATCAAACGATACTAAATAAGTAGTAAATAACACATGCATGTTACACGTGGACAGATTGTGTGCGG contains the following coding sequences:
- the LOC133858631 gene encoding polygalacturonase-like, producing MAKLTVSGFLCLLIFVALLIQLSNAAYNVVSFGAKPDGKADATQPFLKAWASACSSARPSTIYVPKGRFLLKATVFRGPCKSRITVQIDGTLVAPLDYRALGNSGYWILFIQVNDVTVYGGTLDAKGAGFWACRKSGKTCPVGARSITFNWANNIVISGLTSINSQLSHLVINSCNNVVVRNVKLFAPDQSPNTDGIHVQTSTVVTIEGSTLQTGDDCISIGPGTKNLLINNIKCGPGHGVSIGSLGKEVNEAGVQDVTVRNAVFSGSDNGVRIKSWARPSNGFVRNILFENIVMNNVENPIIIDQNYCPNNQGCPTQSSGVKISGVTYRNIKGTSATPEAVTFDCSPTTPCRGIRLEDIKLTYMNKAATASCKNIGGSSTGILVPGSCL